A genome region from Nicotiana tabacum cultivar K326 chromosome 13, ASM71507v2, whole genome shotgun sequence includes the following:
- the LOC107808741 gene encoding uncharacterized protein LOC107808741 isoform X4, with protein sequence MTMMSNEEEKRCPLCAEEMDWTDQQFKPCKCGYQVCVWCWHHIMDIAEKEASEGRCPACRTKYEKDKVVAMQANFERAENNNSNRKSKPPKAKPKANEVRKDLTNVRVIQRKMAYVTGLPLSLADEDLLQRKEYFGQYGKISKISLSRTAGGSIQLLTNDTCSVYITYSKEEEAIQCIQFVHGFVLEGRYLRASFGTAKYCHAWLRNTPCSNPSCLYLHSLGADEDSFGKDEVAAIHTRSRVQQIVGATSSAMKRSGNVLPPPIDELSNTSFTSTENSTIRSAGATNDTVDHRSYMARVVPSSDKDGGAGEPNGRTTFVDVGLSNSSRSEKDGNSSEDSRILDLCSNLSSIPINKDNHAQETYSDRVLFEVPSPNQPVNHLRRDQNSTEISDEPFREDSTSFDGQRSKDLNSICQEPFLMSSRTAKCTEDYGGNSLLHRACSPSINGMEHRSLHKQAEEALLPLSCVNSTLNDGLHDLKFQSSVKSDTIYRGSNSFSNEEIVEHLRRTENGSLNNFDESSAFNPVKNSIISNILAIDFGSCENSLTSRHSLTGLCNEPNGQRGSWSSLHSGQGFSFMKQDGFSSQRADLDSSSSNISLMSNQSSILHDFRERKEQHMHESQYQISRPKGLAPPGFSIPSRDLPPGFPLSDEIGGFPHTLSGSQLVNSSSNLIHPPSTRSTRTVGEADFVDPAILSCGKGKPTNGLSISGLEVGSQRRALEDEARLWLLMQQNYADQEGKFSRVLASQTPSAHLDQRFHGADEYAGLNDLRGFSSRLVDQRQNVDQSLYTHFSQQKLANGHSSNGYQHNVLDEFQCRNEVGRMAELQRNDRLGLNGYYAGNGNLTFQGSRSGDVFARVFGM encoded by the exons at GACAATGATGAGCAATGAAGAAGAGAAAAGGTGTCCTCTTTGTGCCGAAGAAATGGACTGGACCGATCAGCAATTTAAGCCTTGCAAATGTGGTTATCAG GTGTGTGTTTGGTGTTGGCATCACATAATGGACATAGCAGAGAAAGAGGCATCCGAGGGACGATGTCCTGCATGTCGAACTAAATATGAAAAGGATAAAGTTGTGGCAATGCAAGCAAATTTTGAAAG GGCAGAGAACAACAATTCAAATCGGAAAAGTAAACCACCAAAGGCAAAGCCAAAAGCTAACGAAGTCAGGAAGGATCTTACAAATGTTCGGGTCATTCAGCGTAAAATGGCATATGTGACTGGGCTGCCTCTTAGTCTTGCAGATGAAGAT CTCTTACAGCGGAAGGAATATTTTGGGCAATATgggaaaatttctaaaatttctcTATCTCGGACGGCCGGTGGTTCAATCCAGCTATTAACCAATGATACCTGTAGTGT ATATATTACGTACTCTAAAGAGGAAGAGGCCATACAGTGTATTCAATTTGTACACGGTTTTGTCCTGGAAGGAAGGTATTTGAG AGCATCGTTTGGGACTGCAAAATATTGTCATGCTTGGTTGAGAAACACG CCTTGCAGTAatccttcttgtctatatttgcATAGCCTTGGCGCTGATGAAGATAGTTTTGGTAAAGATGAGGTAGCTGCAATTCATACAAG AAGTAGGGTTCAACAAATTGTTGGTGCCACTAGTAGTGCAATGAAACGCTCAGGAAATGTCTTGCCACCTCCAATTGATGAATTGTCCAATACTAGCTTTACTTCTACAGAGAATTCTACCATTCGAAGTGCA GGTGCAACTAATGATACAGTGGATCACCGTAGCTATATGGCTCGTGTAGTCCCTTCTAGTGATAAGGATGGAGGTGCTGGTGAACCAAACGGAAGGACAACTTTCGTAGATGTTGGATTGTCTAATAGTTCTCGTTCAGAGAAAGATGGAAATAGTAGTGAGGATAGTAGAATTTTGGATTTGTGTTCCAATCTATCTTCCATACCAATTAACAAAGATAATCATGCTCAAGAAACATATTCTGATAGAGTGTTATTTGAAGTTCCGTCTCCTAACCAGCCTGTCAATCATCTGCGAAGGGATCAAAACTCTACAGAAATTTCAGATGAACCATTCAGGGAAGACTCCACATCTTTTGATGGTCAACGATCGAAGGATTTGAATAGTATTTGTCAAGAGCCATTTCTTATGTCATCCCGCACTGCTAAATGTACAGAGGATTATGGTGGCAATTCGCTCTTGCATAGGGCATGTAGTCCGAGTATCAATGGCATGGAGCATCGATCATTACATAAACAAGCAGAAGAAGCTTTGCTGCCACTTTCATGTGTAAATTCCACACTAAATGATGGATTACATGACCTGAAATTTCAAAGTTCCGTGAAGTCTGATACAATTTATAGAGGTTCTAACTCATTCTCCAATGAAGAAATAGTGGAGCACTTACGAAGGACTGAAAATGGTAGCTTGAATAATTTTGATGAAAGTTCTGCATTCAATCCCGTGAAGAACAGTATAATTTCAAACATTTTAGCTATCGACTTTGGTTCATGTGAAAATTCCCTGACCTCGCGTCACAGCTTAACTGGCCTGTGTAATGAACCTAATGGGCAGCGTGGTTCCTGGAGTTCTTTGCACAGCGGTCAAGGGTTCTCATTTATGAAGCAAGATGGTTTTTCAAGTCAAAGGGCTGATTTGGATTCTTCTTCTAGTAATATCAGTCTGATGTCAAATCAGTCATCCATCCTTCATGACTTCAGAGAAAGGAAAGAGCAGCATATGCATGAGTCTCAGTATCAGA TCTCAAGACCAAAAGGTCTGGCTCCACCCGGGTTCTCAATACCCTCAAGGGACCTGCCTCCTGGTTTTCCGTTGTCTGATGAAATTGGAGGATTCCCTCATACTCTCTCTG GAAGTCAATTAGTAAATAGTTCATCAAATTTGATTCACCCCCCATCAACGAGAAGCACTAGAACTGTAGGTGAGGCTGATTTTGTTGACCCTGCCATATTAAGTTGTGGTAAAGGCAAGCCAACAAATGGTTTAAGTATCTCAGGCCTGGAAGTTGGGTCTCAGAGGAGAGCTTTGGAAGATGAGGCAAGGCTCTGGCTTCTGATGCAACAAAATTATGCTGATCAAGAAGGGAAATTCTCACGTGTTCTTGCTTCACAAACTCCATCTGCACATCTGGATCAGAGGTTTCACGGTGCAGATGAGTATGCTGGCCTAAATGATTTACGTGGCTTTTCATCAAGGCTGGTGGATCAACGGCAAAACGTTGATCAATCTCTGTACACACACTTTTCCCAGCAGAAGCTTGCGAATGGCCACAGTTCTAATGGCTACCAGCATAATGTTTTGGATGAGTTCCAATGTAGAAATGAGGTTGGCAGGATGGCGGAACTTCAGAGAAATGACAGATTAGGTCTCAACGGATACTATGCTGGGAATGGAAATCTAACATTCCAGGGGTCCAGGTCCGGCGATGTATTTGCCAGGGTGTTTGGGATGTAA
- the LOC107808741 gene encoding uncharacterized protein LOC107808741 isoform X3, whose translation MTMMSNEEEKRCPLCAEEMDWTDQQFKPCKCGYQVCVWCWHHIMDIAEKEASEGRCPACRTKYEKDKVVAMQANFERAENNNSNRKSKPPKAKPKANEVRKDLTNVRVIQRKMAYVTGLPLSLADEDLLQRKEYFGQYGKISKISLSRTAGGSIQLLTNDTCSVYITYSKEEEAIQCIQFVHGFVLEGRYLRASFGTAKYCHAWLRNTPCSNPSCLYLHSLGADEDSFGKDEVAAIHTRSRVQQIVGATSSAMKRSGNVLPPPIDELSNTSFTSTENSTIRSAGATNDTVDHRSYMARVVPSSDKDGGAGEPNGRTTFVDVGLSNSSRSEKDGNSSEDSRILDLCSNLSSIPINKDNHAQETYSDRVLFEVPSPNQPVNHLRRDQNSTEISDEPFREDSTSFDGQRSKDLNSICQEPFLMSSRTAKCTEDYGGNSLLHRACSPSINGMEHRSLHKQAEEALLPLSCVNSTLNDGLHDLKFQSSVKSDTIYRGSNSFSNEEIVEHLRRTENGSLNNFDESSAFNPVKNSIISNILAIDFGSCENSLTSRHSLTGLCNEPNGQRGSWSSLHSGQGFSFMKQDGFSSQRADLDSSSSNISLMSNQSSILHDFRERKEQHMHESQYQTVSRPKGLAPPGFSIPSRDLPPGFPLSDEIGGFPHTLSGSQLVNSSSNLIHPPSTRSTRTVGEADFVDPAILSCGKGKPTNGLSISGLEVGSQRRALEDEARLWLLMQQNYADQEGKFSRVLASQTPSAHLDQRFHGADEYAGLNDLRGFSSRLVDQRQNVDQSLYTHFSQQKLANGHSSNGYQHNVLDEFQCRNEVGRMAELQRNDRLGLNGYYAGNGNLTFQGSRSGDVFARVFGM comes from the exons at GACAATGATGAGCAATGAAGAAGAGAAAAGGTGTCCTCTTTGTGCCGAAGAAATGGACTGGACCGATCAGCAATTTAAGCCTTGCAAATGTGGTTATCAG GTGTGTGTTTGGTGTTGGCATCACATAATGGACATAGCAGAGAAAGAGGCATCCGAGGGACGATGTCCTGCATGTCGAACTAAATATGAAAAGGATAAAGTTGTGGCAATGCAAGCAAATTTTGAAAG GGCAGAGAACAACAATTCAAATCGGAAAAGTAAACCACCAAAGGCAAAGCCAAAAGCTAACGAAGTCAGGAAGGATCTTACAAATGTTCGGGTCATTCAGCGTAAAATGGCATATGTGACTGGGCTGCCTCTTAGTCTTGCAGATGAAGAT CTCTTACAGCGGAAGGAATATTTTGGGCAATATgggaaaatttctaaaatttctcTATCTCGGACGGCCGGTGGTTCAATCCAGCTATTAACCAATGATACCTGTAGTGT ATATATTACGTACTCTAAAGAGGAAGAGGCCATACAGTGTATTCAATTTGTACACGGTTTTGTCCTGGAAGGAAGGTATTTGAG AGCATCGTTTGGGACTGCAAAATATTGTCATGCTTGGTTGAGAAACACG CCTTGCAGTAatccttcttgtctatatttgcATAGCCTTGGCGCTGATGAAGATAGTTTTGGTAAAGATGAGGTAGCTGCAATTCATACAAG AAGTAGGGTTCAACAAATTGTTGGTGCCACTAGTAGTGCAATGAAACGCTCAGGAAATGTCTTGCCACCTCCAATTGATGAATTGTCCAATACTAGCTTTACTTCTACAGAGAATTCTACCATTCGAAGTGCA GGTGCAACTAATGATACAGTGGATCACCGTAGCTATATGGCTCGTGTAGTCCCTTCTAGTGATAAGGATGGAGGTGCTGGTGAACCAAACGGAAGGACAACTTTCGTAGATGTTGGATTGTCTAATAGTTCTCGTTCAGAGAAAGATGGAAATAGTAGTGAGGATAGTAGAATTTTGGATTTGTGTTCCAATCTATCTTCCATACCAATTAACAAAGATAATCATGCTCAAGAAACATATTCTGATAGAGTGTTATTTGAAGTTCCGTCTCCTAACCAGCCTGTCAATCATCTGCGAAGGGATCAAAACTCTACAGAAATTTCAGATGAACCATTCAGGGAAGACTCCACATCTTTTGATGGTCAACGATCGAAGGATTTGAATAGTATTTGTCAAGAGCCATTTCTTATGTCATCCCGCACTGCTAAATGTACAGAGGATTATGGTGGCAATTCGCTCTTGCATAGGGCATGTAGTCCGAGTATCAATGGCATGGAGCATCGATCATTACATAAACAAGCAGAAGAAGCTTTGCTGCCACTTTCATGTGTAAATTCCACACTAAATGATGGATTACATGACCTGAAATTTCAAAGTTCCGTGAAGTCTGATACAATTTATAGAGGTTCTAACTCATTCTCCAATGAAGAAATAGTGGAGCACTTACGAAGGACTGAAAATGGTAGCTTGAATAATTTTGATGAAAGTTCTGCATTCAATCCCGTGAAGAACAGTATAATTTCAAACATTTTAGCTATCGACTTTGGTTCATGTGAAAATTCCCTGACCTCGCGTCACAGCTTAACTGGCCTGTGTAATGAACCTAATGGGCAGCGTGGTTCCTGGAGTTCTTTGCACAGCGGTCAAGGGTTCTCATTTATGAAGCAAGATGGTTTTTCAAGTCAAAGGGCTGATTTGGATTCTTCTTCTAGTAATATCAGTCTGATGTCAAATCAGTCATCCATCCTTCATGACTTCAGAGAAAGGAAAGAGCAGCATATGCATGAGTCTCAGTATCAGA CAGTCTCAAGACCAAAAGGTCTGGCTCCACCCGGGTTCTCAATACCCTCAAGGGACCTGCCTCCTGGTTTTCCGTTGTCTGATGAAATTGGAGGATTCCCTCATACTCTCTCTG GAAGTCAATTAGTAAATAGTTCATCAAATTTGATTCACCCCCCATCAACGAGAAGCACTAGAACTGTAGGTGAGGCTGATTTTGTTGACCCTGCCATATTAAGTTGTGGTAAAGGCAAGCCAACAAATGGTTTAAGTATCTCAGGCCTGGAAGTTGGGTCTCAGAGGAGAGCTTTGGAAGATGAGGCAAGGCTCTGGCTTCTGATGCAACAAAATTATGCTGATCAAGAAGGGAAATTCTCACGTGTTCTTGCTTCACAAACTCCATCTGCACATCTGGATCAGAGGTTTCACGGTGCAGATGAGTATGCTGGCCTAAATGATTTACGTGGCTTTTCATCAAGGCTGGTGGATCAACGGCAAAACGTTGATCAATCTCTGTACACACACTTTTCCCAGCAGAAGCTTGCGAATGGCCACAGTTCTAATGGCTACCAGCATAATGTTTTGGATGAGTTCCAATGTAGAAATGAGGTTGGCAGGATGGCGGAACTTCAGAGAAATGACAGATTAGGTCTCAACGGATACTATGCTGGGAATGGAAATCTAACATTCCAGGGGTCCAGGTCCGGCGATGTATTTGCCAGGGTGTTTGGGATGTAA
- the LOC107808741 gene encoding uncharacterized protein LOC107808741 isoform X2: MCVFSFISSVGNWNVDFFLTMMSNEEEKRCPLCAEEMDWTDQQFKPCKCGYQVCVWCWHHIMDIAEKEASEGRCPACRTKYEKDKVVAMQANFERAENNNSNRKSKPPKAKPKANEVRKDLTNVRVIQRKMAYVTGLPLSLADEDLLQRKEYFGQYGKISKISLSRTAGGSIQLLTNDTCSVYITYSKEEEAIQCIQFVHGFVLEGRYLRASFGTAKYCHAWLRNTPCSNPSCLYLHSLGADEDSFGKDEVAAIHTRSRVQQIVGATSSAMKRSGNVLPPPIDELSNTSFTSTENSTIRSAGATNDTVDHRSYMARVVPSSDKDGGAGEPNGRTTFVDVGLSNSSRSEKDGNSSEDSRILDLCSNLSSIPINKDNHAQETYSDRVLFEVPSPNQPVNHLRRDQNSTEISDEPFREDSTSFDGQRSKDLNSICQEPFLMSSRTAKCTEDYGGNSLLHRACSPSINGMEHRSLHKQAEEALLPLSCVNSTLNDGLHDLKFQSSVKSDTIYRGSNSFSNEEIVEHLRRTENGSLNNFDESSAFNPVKNSIISNILAIDFGSCENSLTSRHSLTGLCNEPNGQRGSWSSLHSGQGFSFMKQDGFSSQRADLDSSSSNISLMSNQSSILHDFRERKEQHMHESQYQISRPKGLAPPGFSIPSRDLPPGFPLSDEIGGFPHTLSGSQLVNSSSNLIHPPSTRSTRTVGEADFVDPAILSCGKGKPTNGLSISGLEVGSQRRALEDEARLWLLMQQNYADQEGKFSRVLASQTPSAHLDQRFHGADEYAGLNDLRGFSSRLVDQRQNVDQSLYTHFSQQKLANGHSSNGYQHNVLDEFQCRNEVGRMAELQRNDRLGLNGYYAGNGNLTFQGSRSGDVFARVFGM, translated from the exons ATGTGTGTTTTCTCGTTTATTTCAAGTGTAGGGAATTGGAATGTGGATTTTTTCCT GACAATGATGAGCAATGAAGAAGAGAAAAGGTGTCCTCTTTGTGCCGAAGAAATGGACTGGACCGATCAGCAATTTAAGCCTTGCAAATGTGGTTATCAG GTGTGTGTTTGGTGTTGGCATCACATAATGGACATAGCAGAGAAAGAGGCATCCGAGGGACGATGTCCTGCATGTCGAACTAAATATGAAAAGGATAAAGTTGTGGCAATGCAAGCAAATTTTGAAAG GGCAGAGAACAACAATTCAAATCGGAAAAGTAAACCACCAAAGGCAAAGCCAAAAGCTAACGAAGTCAGGAAGGATCTTACAAATGTTCGGGTCATTCAGCGTAAAATGGCATATGTGACTGGGCTGCCTCTTAGTCTTGCAGATGAAGAT CTCTTACAGCGGAAGGAATATTTTGGGCAATATgggaaaatttctaaaatttctcTATCTCGGACGGCCGGTGGTTCAATCCAGCTATTAACCAATGATACCTGTAGTGT ATATATTACGTACTCTAAAGAGGAAGAGGCCATACAGTGTATTCAATTTGTACACGGTTTTGTCCTGGAAGGAAGGTATTTGAG AGCATCGTTTGGGACTGCAAAATATTGTCATGCTTGGTTGAGAAACACG CCTTGCAGTAatccttcttgtctatatttgcATAGCCTTGGCGCTGATGAAGATAGTTTTGGTAAAGATGAGGTAGCTGCAATTCATACAAG AAGTAGGGTTCAACAAATTGTTGGTGCCACTAGTAGTGCAATGAAACGCTCAGGAAATGTCTTGCCACCTCCAATTGATGAATTGTCCAATACTAGCTTTACTTCTACAGAGAATTCTACCATTCGAAGTGCA GGTGCAACTAATGATACAGTGGATCACCGTAGCTATATGGCTCGTGTAGTCCCTTCTAGTGATAAGGATGGAGGTGCTGGTGAACCAAACGGAAGGACAACTTTCGTAGATGTTGGATTGTCTAATAGTTCTCGTTCAGAGAAAGATGGAAATAGTAGTGAGGATAGTAGAATTTTGGATTTGTGTTCCAATCTATCTTCCATACCAATTAACAAAGATAATCATGCTCAAGAAACATATTCTGATAGAGTGTTATTTGAAGTTCCGTCTCCTAACCAGCCTGTCAATCATCTGCGAAGGGATCAAAACTCTACAGAAATTTCAGATGAACCATTCAGGGAAGACTCCACATCTTTTGATGGTCAACGATCGAAGGATTTGAATAGTATTTGTCAAGAGCCATTTCTTATGTCATCCCGCACTGCTAAATGTACAGAGGATTATGGTGGCAATTCGCTCTTGCATAGGGCATGTAGTCCGAGTATCAATGGCATGGAGCATCGATCATTACATAAACAAGCAGAAGAAGCTTTGCTGCCACTTTCATGTGTAAATTCCACACTAAATGATGGATTACATGACCTGAAATTTCAAAGTTCCGTGAAGTCTGATACAATTTATAGAGGTTCTAACTCATTCTCCAATGAAGAAATAGTGGAGCACTTACGAAGGACTGAAAATGGTAGCTTGAATAATTTTGATGAAAGTTCTGCATTCAATCCCGTGAAGAACAGTATAATTTCAAACATTTTAGCTATCGACTTTGGTTCATGTGAAAATTCCCTGACCTCGCGTCACAGCTTAACTGGCCTGTGTAATGAACCTAATGGGCAGCGTGGTTCCTGGAGTTCTTTGCACAGCGGTCAAGGGTTCTCATTTATGAAGCAAGATGGTTTTTCAAGTCAAAGGGCTGATTTGGATTCTTCTTCTAGTAATATCAGTCTGATGTCAAATCAGTCATCCATCCTTCATGACTTCAGAGAAAGGAAAGAGCAGCATATGCATGAGTCTCAGTATCAGA TCTCAAGACCAAAAGGTCTGGCTCCACCCGGGTTCTCAATACCCTCAAGGGACCTGCCTCCTGGTTTTCCGTTGTCTGATGAAATTGGAGGATTCCCTCATACTCTCTCTG GAAGTCAATTAGTAAATAGTTCATCAAATTTGATTCACCCCCCATCAACGAGAAGCACTAGAACTGTAGGTGAGGCTGATTTTGTTGACCCTGCCATATTAAGTTGTGGTAAAGGCAAGCCAACAAATGGTTTAAGTATCTCAGGCCTGGAAGTTGGGTCTCAGAGGAGAGCTTTGGAAGATGAGGCAAGGCTCTGGCTTCTGATGCAACAAAATTATGCTGATCAAGAAGGGAAATTCTCACGTGTTCTTGCTTCACAAACTCCATCTGCACATCTGGATCAGAGGTTTCACGGTGCAGATGAGTATGCTGGCCTAAATGATTTACGTGGCTTTTCATCAAGGCTGGTGGATCAACGGCAAAACGTTGATCAATCTCTGTACACACACTTTTCCCAGCAGAAGCTTGCGAATGGCCACAGTTCTAATGGCTACCAGCATAATGTTTTGGATGAGTTCCAATGTAGAAATGAGGTTGGCAGGATGGCGGAACTTCAGAGAAATGACAGATTAGGTCTCAACGGATACTATGCTGGGAATGGAAATCTAACATTCCAGGGGTCCAGGTCCGGCGATGTATTTGCCAGGGTGTTTGGGATGTAA
- the LOC107808741 gene encoding uncharacterized protein LOC107808741 isoform X1, with product MCVFSFISSVGNWNVDFFLTMMSNEEEKRCPLCAEEMDWTDQQFKPCKCGYQVCVWCWHHIMDIAEKEASEGRCPACRTKYEKDKVVAMQANFERAENNNSNRKSKPPKAKPKANEVRKDLTNVRVIQRKMAYVTGLPLSLADEDLLQRKEYFGQYGKISKISLSRTAGGSIQLLTNDTCSVYITYSKEEEAIQCIQFVHGFVLEGRYLRASFGTAKYCHAWLRNTPCSNPSCLYLHSLGADEDSFGKDEVAAIHTRSRVQQIVGATSSAMKRSGNVLPPPIDELSNTSFTSTENSTIRSAGATNDTVDHRSYMARVVPSSDKDGGAGEPNGRTTFVDVGLSNSSRSEKDGNSSEDSRILDLCSNLSSIPINKDNHAQETYSDRVLFEVPSPNQPVNHLRRDQNSTEISDEPFREDSTSFDGQRSKDLNSICQEPFLMSSRTAKCTEDYGGNSLLHRACSPSINGMEHRSLHKQAEEALLPLSCVNSTLNDGLHDLKFQSSVKSDTIYRGSNSFSNEEIVEHLRRTENGSLNNFDESSAFNPVKNSIISNILAIDFGSCENSLTSRHSLTGLCNEPNGQRGSWSSLHSGQGFSFMKQDGFSSQRADLDSSSSNISLMSNQSSILHDFRERKEQHMHESQYQTVSRPKGLAPPGFSIPSRDLPPGFPLSDEIGGFPHTLSGSQLVNSSSNLIHPPSTRSTRTVGEADFVDPAILSCGKGKPTNGLSISGLEVGSQRRALEDEARLWLLMQQNYADQEGKFSRVLASQTPSAHLDQRFHGADEYAGLNDLRGFSSRLVDQRQNVDQSLYTHFSQQKLANGHSSNGYQHNVLDEFQCRNEVGRMAELQRNDRLGLNGYYAGNGNLTFQGSRSGDVFARVFGM from the exons ATGTGTGTTTTCTCGTTTATTTCAAGTGTAGGGAATTGGAATGTGGATTTTTTCCT GACAATGATGAGCAATGAAGAAGAGAAAAGGTGTCCTCTTTGTGCCGAAGAAATGGACTGGACCGATCAGCAATTTAAGCCTTGCAAATGTGGTTATCAG GTGTGTGTTTGGTGTTGGCATCACATAATGGACATAGCAGAGAAAGAGGCATCCGAGGGACGATGTCCTGCATGTCGAACTAAATATGAAAAGGATAAAGTTGTGGCAATGCAAGCAAATTTTGAAAG GGCAGAGAACAACAATTCAAATCGGAAAAGTAAACCACCAAAGGCAAAGCCAAAAGCTAACGAAGTCAGGAAGGATCTTACAAATGTTCGGGTCATTCAGCGTAAAATGGCATATGTGACTGGGCTGCCTCTTAGTCTTGCAGATGAAGAT CTCTTACAGCGGAAGGAATATTTTGGGCAATATgggaaaatttctaaaatttctcTATCTCGGACGGCCGGTGGTTCAATCCAGCTATTAACCAATGATACCTGTAGTGT ATATATTACGTACTCTAAAGAGGAAGAGGCCATACAGTGTATTCAATTTGTACACGGTTTTGTCCTGGAAGGAAGGTATTTGAG AGCATCGTTTGGGACTGCAAAATATTGTCATGCTTGGTTGAGAAACACG CCTTGCAGTAatccttcttgtctatatttgcATAGCCTTGGCGCTGATGAAGATAGTTTTGGTAAAGATGAGGTAGCTGCAATTCATACAAG AAGTAGGGTTCAACAAATTGTTGGTGCCACTAGTAGTGCAATGAAACGCTCAGGAAATGTCTTGCCACCTCCAATTGATGAATTGTCCAATACTAGCTTTACTTCTACAGAGAATTCTACCATTCGAAGTGCA GGTGCAACTAATGATACAGTGGATCACCGTAGCTATATGGCTCGTGTAGTCCCTTCTAGTGATAAGGATGGAGGTGCTGGTGAACCAAACGGAAGGACAACTTTCGTAGATGTTGGATTGTCTAATAGTTCTCGTTCAGAGAAAGATGGAAATAGTAGTGAGGATAGTAGAATTTTGGATTTGTGTTCCAATCTATCTTCCATACCAATTAACAAAGATAATCATGCTCAAGAAACATATTCTGATAGAGTGTTATTTGAAGTTCCGTCTCCTAACCAGCCTGTCAATCATCTGCGAAGGGATCAAAACTCTACAGAAATTTCAGATGAACCATTCAGGGAAGACTCCACATCTTTTGATGGTCAACGATCGAAGGATTTGAATAGTATTTGTCAAGAGCCATTTCTTATGTCATCCCGCACTGCTAAATGTACAGAGGATTATGGTGGCAATTCGCTCTTGCATAGGGCATGTAGTCCGAGTATCAATGGCATGGAGCATCGATCATTACATAAACAAGCAGAAGAAGCTTTGCTGCCACTTTCATGTGTAAATTCCACACTAAATGATGGATTACATGACCTGAAATTTCAAAGTTCCGTGAAGTCTGATACAATTTATAGAGGTTCTAACTCATTCTCCAATGAAGAAATAGTGGAGCACTTACGAAGGACTGAAAATGGTAGCTTGAATAATTTTGATGAAAGTTCTGCATTCAATCCCGTGAAGAACAGTATAATTTCAAACATTTTAGCTATCGACTTTGGTTCATGTGAAAATTCCCTGACCTCGCGTCACAGCTTAACTGGCCTGTGTAATGAACCTAATGGGCAGCGTGGTTCCTGGAGTTCTTTGCACAGCGGTCAAGGGTTCTCATTTATGAAGCAAGATGGTTTTTCAAGTCAAAGGGCTGATTTGGATTCTTCTTCTAGTAATATCAGTCTGATGTCAAATCAGTCATCCATCCTTCATGACTTCAGAGAAAGGAAAGAGCAGCATATGCATGAGTCTCAGTATCAGA CAGTCTCAAGACCAAAAGGTCTGGCTCCACCCGGGTTCTCAATACCCTCAAGGGACCTGCCTCCTGGTTTTCCGTTGTCTGATGAAATTGGAGGATTCCCTCATACTCTCTCTG GAAGTCAATTAGTAAATAGTTCATCAAATTTGATTCACCCCCCATCAACGAGAAGCACTAGAACTGTAGGTGAGGCTGATTTTGTTGACCCTGCCATATTAAGTTGTGGTAAAGGCAAGCCAACAAATGGTTTAAGTATCTCAGGCCTGGAAGTTGGGTCTCAGAGGAGAGCTTTGGAAGATGAGGCAAGGCTCTGGCTTCTGATGCAACAAAATTATGCTGATCAAGAAGGGAAATTCTCACGTGTTCTTGCTTCACAAACTCCATCTGCACATCTGGATCAGAGGTTTCACGGTGCAGATGAGTATGCTGGCCTAAATGATTTACGTGGCTTTTCATCAAGGCTGGTGGATCAACGGCAAAACGTTGATCAATCTCTGTACACACACTTTTCCCAGCAGAAGCTTGCGAATGGCCACAGTTCTAATGGCTACCAGCATAATGTTTTGGATGAGTTCCAATGTAGAAATGAGGTTGGCAGGATGGCGGAACTTCAGAGAAATGACAGATTAGGTCTCAACGGATACTATGCTGGGAATGGAAATCTAACATTCCAGGGGTCCAGGTCCGGCGATGTATTTGCCAGGGTGTTTGGGATGTAA